In Betta splendens chromosome 19, fBetSpl5.4, whole genome shotgun sequence, the following proteins share a genomic window:
- the syt5b gene encoding synaptotagmin Vb isoform X2, which yields MRLTSTRLRARRAVEPSEPESEEAKEPVHHEHSHSEHHEHEHEHGHEHEHEHEHEHEHHYIDHHPSHDYNHIKDKFMNELNHLSIPMWAVGAIVVVVLVLVACFIFCVFKKCFAKKKKPKKVRERKAGRRRMAKEGEGETGEKEGEVKKQGVEEEKEQEKLGRLEYSLDYNFTESQLIVGILQAQDLAAMDMGGTSDPYVKVFLLPDKKKKYETKVQRKNLCPVFNETFIFKIPYAELGGKTLVLEVFDFDRFSKHDIIGEIRIPMNSVDLGQPMQQWRDLESGEKEEEKLGDVCISLRYVPTAGKLTVNIMEAKNLKKMDVGGLSDPYVKIVLQQNGKRIKKKKTTVKKNTLNPYFNESFSFDVPFEQIQKVQVVITVFDYDKLGSNDPIGKTFMGYGATGVGLRHWSDMLANPRRPVAQWHTLMPEEEVDAALKAKPR from the exons ATGAGGCTCACCAGCACCAGGTTGCGGGCCAGAAGGGCTGTGGAGCCCTCTGAACCAGAATCGGAGGAAGCAAAAGAACCGGTTCATCATGAGCACTCCCATTCAGAACACCACGAGCATGAACACGAGCACGGGCATGAACACGAGCACGAGCATGAGCACGAGCACGAGCACCATTACATAGATCATCACCCCAGCCATGACTACAATCACATCAAGGACAAGTTCATGAATGAACTTAACCATCTCTCAA ttcCCATGTGGGCAGTAGGAGCCATTGTAGTGGTTGTCCTTGTTTTGGTGGCATGTTTCATCTTCTGTGTTTTCAAAAAATGTTtcgcaaaaaagaaaaagcccaaaaaagtgagagaaagaaaagcaggtCGCCGAAGAATGGCAAAGGAAGGTGAAGGAGAGACTGGAGAGAAG GAGGGGGAGGTTAAGAAGCAAGGggtggaagaggagaaggagcaggaaaaGCTGGGTAGGCTGGAATATTCTCTGGATTACAACTTCACAGAATCCCAG CTCATAGTGGGCATCCTTCAAGCTCAGGACCTCGCTGCTATGGACATGGGAGGAACCTCAGACCCCTATGTCAAAGTCTTTTTGTTgccagacaaaaaaaagaaatatgagACCAAGGTTCAACGCAAAAATCTTTGCCCTGTATTCAACGAGACCTTCATCTTCAAG ATTCCATATGCAGAGTTGGGTGGAAAGACTTTGGTGCtggaagtttttgattttgatcgTTTCTCCAAGCATGATATAATTGGTGAGATAAGAATTCCCATGAACAGTGTGGATCTGGGCCAGCCAATGCAACAGTGGAGAGACCTAGAGAGTGGGGAGAAGGAAGAG GAAAAACTTGGAGATGTTTGCATTTCTTTACGATATGTTCCTACTGCTGGCAAACTGACAGTGAACATCATGGAGGCAAAGAATTTGAAGAAAATGGACGTTGGTGGCTTATCAG ATCCATATGTGAAGATTGTTCTTCAGCAAAATGGGAAACGGatcaagaagaaaaagacaacGGTGAAGAAAAACACTCTAAATCCCTACTTTAATGAGAGCTTTAGCTTTGACGTCCCATTTGAGCAGATACAG AAAGTGCAGGTGGTCATCACAGTGTTTGATTATGATAAACTTGGGAGCAATGACCCCATTGGAAAGACCTTCATGGGTTATGGAGCTACAGGAGTCGGGCTGCGCCACTGGTCAGACATGCTGGCCAATCCTAGACGTCCAGTAGCCCAGTGGCACACCTTGATGCCAGAAGAAGAGGTTGATGCAGCGCTGAAAGCGAAACCTCGTTAA
- the LOC114845558 gene encoding dynein axonemal assembly factor 3-like isoform X1 — protein MSAGRASEGAGCVTWWGFSPARDLLRTGPVRHDGEANVLLVGSADPRHILKTIAGLQSKQSLHVWLIENSMEAVARQLLLLYLALMPQENMGLNEKTEVFLEVFGNSEIRSQTEETLRHGALQLSLSVTDTLETATHPCLNTTLLKFKERDELTRIFKLWRQPQSSSSSESSASMSMSRAWDYRVRQHLGTRYDFKKGCFDWDLSMKLHDKGCGTINKQQYVQWRERGVAFELREGLYEINNPTLISSRVFSQRGNKVAVRGYWGDIVSSPYLSFGIESDDKSLLKTHNGQHIKTAQDLSLANVQALFQSLSSRRGCPTATQSHSEEPSIQLDHKSVTITDLMHLNGISVTFLPMDSLHKLPEKQTYSQFFNIIYFSAGCVHQLGPMMRQIAAPDAVLVVELAKYILDLNKEQEAGFAEKVVSIAGEAGFEPLHERKSDDVYATFIAQKK, from the exons ATGAGTGCTGGACGGGCGTCCGAGGGCGCGGGCTGCGTCACCTGGTGGGGCTTCAGCCCGGCGCGCGACCTGCTGCGTACAG GCCCAGTGAGACACGATGGAGAAGCCAATGTGCTACTGGTTGGCAGTGCAGATCCACGACACATTTTAAAGACCATTGCTGGTTTGCAGAGCAAACAAAGCCTCCAT GTGTGGCTGATAGAAAACAGCATGGAGGCGGTGGCgagacagctgctgctcctctaccTGGCGCTGATGCCTCAGGAAAATATGGGGCTTAATG AGAAGACGGAGGTTTTTCTGGAGGTGTTTGGGAACAGTGAGATCCGCagtcagacagaggagacgctgaGACATGGAGCCCTGcagctgtctctgtctgttacCGACACGCTGGAAACAGCAACGCACCCATGTCTGAACACAACTCTTCTCAAG TTCAAGGAGAGAGATGAGCTGACCAGGATCTTCAAGCTGTGGAGGCAGCCTCAGTCAAGCTCTTCATCTGAGTCTTCTGCCTCCATGTCCATGTCCAGAGCCTGGGATTATCGAGTCAGGCAGCACCTTGGAACGCGCTACGACTTCAAGAAGGGTTGCTTCGACTGGGACCTTTCAATGAAGCTGCATGATAAAGGG TGTGGCACTATCAACAAACAACAATATGTGCAATGGAGGGAACGTGGTGTGGCATTTGAATTGAGGGAAGGTCTCTATGAAATCAACAATCCAACTTTGATTTCTTCAAGAGTTTTCAGTCAA AGAGGGAACAAAGTGGCTGTGAGAGGATACTGGGGAGACATAGTGTCCAGTCCTTACCTGTCCTTTGGCATTGAGTCTGACGATAAGAGCCTATTGAAGACACACAATGGGCAGCATATCAAG ACAGCCCAGGATCTCTCCTTGGCGAATGTACAGGCTTTGTTCCAGTCCTTGTCCAGCAGACGGGGCTGCCCCACTGCAACTCAGTCCCACTCTGAGGAGCCATCCATACAGCTGGACCATAAATCTGTCACTATTACTG ATCTAATGCATCTAAATGGGATCTCTGTGACCTTCCTACCTATGGACTCACTTCACAAACTGCCAGAAAAGCAGACATACTCCCAGTTCTTTAACATTATCTACTTTTCTGCTGG CTGTGTGCATCAGTTGGGCCCGATGATGAGACAGATTGCAGCACCGGACGCTGTGCTTGTCGTGGAGTTGGCCAA GTACATTTTGGACTTGAACAAAGAGCAGGAAGCGGGCTTTGCAGAGAAAGTGGTGAGCATCGCTGGAGAGGCTGGGTTTGAACCATTGCATGAGAGGAAGAGTGATGACGTTTATGCTACTTTTATAGCACAGAAGAAGTAA
- the LOC114845562 gene encoding troponin T, slow skeletal muscle-like isoform X2: protein MSELEDHGGHQEEEDEDQGEGERPKYKPLVTQLAAPKIPEGERVDFDDIHRKRMEKDLLELQTLIEVHFEQRKKEEEELIGLKERIESRRAERAEQQRVRAEKERDRQTRIAEERQRKEDEEAKKRADDEAKKKKVLSNMGAHFGGFLAKVEQRRGKKQTAREIKKKTLAERRKPLAIDSLREDSLRERAKEMWQCIYQLESEKFDLTEKMKRQKYEINVLLNRIQHAQKFKKGHGKGKVGGRWK from the exons ATGTCTGAGTTAGAAGATCATGG AGGGCATCAGGAAG AAGAAGATGAGGACCAGGGAGAGGGAg AACGCCCTAAATACAA GCCACTGGTCACACAGCTTGCTGCCCCCAAAATCCCCGAAGGGGAGAGAGTTGACTTTGAT GATATTCACAGAAAACGGATGGAGAAAGATCttctggagctgcagactcTGATTGAGGTTCACTttgagcagaggaagaaagaggaagaggagctgattGGGCTCAAAGAAAGAATT GAGAGTCGGCGAGCGGAAAGAGCCGAGCAGCAGAGAGTGAGGGCAGAAAAGgagcgagacagacagacacgaaTTGCA GAAGAGcgacagaggaaggaggacgaggaggcaaAGAAGAGAGCAGATGAtgaagcaaagaagaagaaagtgcTCTCCAACATGGGGGCTCACTTTGGAGGCTTCCTGGCAAAG gtggagcagagacgaggcaaAAAGCAAACTGCAAGGGAAATCAAGAAGAAGACTTTGGCAGAGAGACGAAAACCACTGGCTATTGACAGCCTGAGAGAGGATagtctgag AGAGAGGGCCAAGGAAATGTGGCAATGCATCTACCAGCTGGAGTCTGAGAAATTTGACCTGACTGAGAAGATGAAGAGGCAGAAGTATGAG ATAAATGTTCTTCTGAACAgaatccaacatgctcagaaaTT CAAAAAGGGTCATGGAAAGGGGAAGGTCGGAGGACGCTGGAAGTGA
- the syt5b gene encoding synaptotagmin Vb isoform X1 has product MRLTSTRLRARRAVEPSEPESEEAKEPVHHEHSHSEHHEHEHEHGHEHEHEHEHEHEHHYIDHHPSHDYNHIKDKFMNELNHLSIPMWAVGAIVVVVLVLVACFIFCVFKKCFAKKKKPKKVRERKAGRRRMAKEGEGETGEKEGEVKKQGVEEEKEQEKLGRLEYSLDYNFTESQLIVGILQAQDLAAMDMGGTSDPYVKVFLLPDKKKKYETKVQRKNLCPVFNETFIFKIPYAELGGKTLVLEVFDFDRFSKHDIIGEIRIPMNSVDLGQPMQQWRDLESGEKEEQEKLGDVCISLRYVPTAGKLTVNIMEAKNLKKMDVGGLSDPYVKIVLQQNGKRIKKKKTTVKKNTLNPYFNESFSFDVPFEQIQKVQVVITVFDYDKLGSNDPIGKTFMGYGATGVGLRHWSDMLANPRRPVAQWHTLMPEEEVDAALKAKPR; this is encoded by the exons ATGAGGCTCACCAGCACCAGGTTGCGGGCCAGAAGGGCTGTGGAGCCCTCTGAACCAGAATCGGAGGAAGCAAAAGAACCGGTTCATCATGAGCACTCCCATTCAGAACACCACGAGCATGAACACGAGCACGGGCATGAACACGAGCACGAGCATGAGCACGAGCACGAGCACCATTACATAGATCATCACCCCAGCCATGACTACAATCACATCAAGGACAAGTTCATGAATGAACTTAACCATCTCTCAA ttcCCATGTGGGCAGTAGGAGCCATTGTAGTGGTTGTCCTTGTTTTGGTGGCATGTTTCATCTTCTGTGTTTTCAAAAAATGTTtcgcaaaaaagaaaaagcccaaaaaagtgagagaaagaaaagcaggtCGCCGAAGAATGGCAAAGGAAGGTGAAGGAGAGACTGGAGAGAAG GAGGGGGAGGTTAAGAAGCAAGGggtggaagaggagaaggagcaggaaaaGCTGGGTAGGCTGGAATATTCTCTGGATTACAACTTCACAGAATCCCAG CTCATAGTGGGCATCCTTCAAGCTCAGGACCTCGCTGCTATGGACATGGGAGGAACCTCAGACCCCTATGTCAAAGTCTTTTTGTTgccagacaaaaaaaagaaatatgagACCAAGGTTCAACGCAAAAATCTTTGCCCTGTATTCAACGAGACCTTCATCTTCAAG ATTCCATATGCAGAGTTGGGTGGAAAGACTTTGGTGCtggaagtttttgattttgatcgTTTCTCCAAGCATGATATAATTGGTGAGATAAGAATTCCCATGAACAGTGTGGATCTGGGCCAGCCAATGCAACAGTGGAGAGACCTAGAGAGTGGGGAGAAGGAAGAG CAGGAAAAACTTGGAGATGTTTGCATTTCTTTACGATATGTTCCTACTGCTGGCAAACTGACAGTGAACATCATGGAGGCAAAGAATTTGAAGAAAATGGACGTTGGTGGCTTATCAG ATCCATATGTGAAGATTGTTCTTCAGCAAAATGGGAAACGGatcaagaagaaaaagacaacGGTGAAGAAAAACACTCTAAATCCCTACTTTAATGAGAGCTTTAGCTTTGACGTCCCATTTGAGCAGATACAG AAAGTGCAGGTGGTCATCACAGTGTTTGATTATGATAAACTTGGGAGCAATGACCCCATTGGAAAGACCTTCATGGGTTATGGAGCTACAGGAGTCGGGCTGCGCCACTGGTCAGACATGCTGGCCAATCCTAGACGTCCAGTAGCCCAGTGGCACACCTTGATGCCAGAAGAAGAGGTTGATGCAGCGCTGAAAGCGAAACCTCGTTAA
- the LOC114845562 gene encoding troponin T, slow skeletal muscle-like isoform X1 produces MSELEDHGGHQEEEDEDQGEGAERPKYKPLVTQLAAPKIPEGERVDFDDIHRKRMEKDLLELQTLIEVHFEQRKKEEEELIGLKERIESRRAERAEQQRVRAEKERDRQTRIAEERQRKEDEEAKKRADDEAKKKKVLSNMGAHFGGFLAKVEQRRGKKQTAREIKKKTLAERRKPLAIDSLREDSLRERAKEMWQCIYQLESEKFDLTEKMKRQKYEINVLLNRIQHAQKFKKGHGKGKVGGRWK; encoded by the exons ATGTCTGAGTTAGAAGATCATGG AGGGCATCAGGAAG AAGAAGATGAGGACCAGGGAGAGGGAg CAGAACGCCCTAAATACAA GCCACTGGTCACACAGCTTGCTGCCCCCAAAATCCCCGAAGGGGAGAGAGTTGACTTTGAT GATATTCACAGAAAACGGATGGAGAAAGATCttctggagctgcagactcTGATTGAGGTTCACTttgagcagaggaagaaagaggaagaggagctgattGGGCTCAAAGAAAGAATT GAGAGTCGGCGAGCGGAAAGAGCCGAGCAGCAGAGAGTGAGGGCAGAAAAGgagcgagacagacagacacgaaTTGCA GAAGAGcgacagaggaaggaggacgaggaggcaaAGAAGAGAGCAGATGAtgaagcaaagaagaagaaagtgcTCTCCAACATGGGGGCTCACTTTGGAGGCTTCCTGGCAAAG gtggagcagagacgaggcaaAAAGCAAACTGCAAGGGAAATCAAGAAGAAGACTTTGGCAGAGAGACGAAAACCACTGGCTATTGACAGCCTGAGAGAGGATagtctgag AGAGAGGGCCAAGGAAATGTGGCAATGCATCTACCAGCTGGAGTCTGAGAAATTTGACCTGACTGAGAAGATGAAGAGGCAGAAGTATGAG ATAAATGTTCTTCTGAACAgaatccaacatgctcagaaaTT CAAAAAGGGTCATGGAAAGGGGAAGGTCGGAGGACGCTGGAAGTGA
- the LOC114845558 gene encoding dynein axonemal assembly factor 3-like isoform X2, whose product MSAGRASEGAGCVTWWGFSPARDLLRTGPVRHDGEANVLLVGSADPRHILKTIAGLQSKQSLHVWLIENSMEAVARQLLLLYLALMPQENMGLNEKTEVFLEVFGNSEIRSQTEETLRHGALQLSLSVTDTLETATHPCLNTTLLKFKERDELTRIFKLWRQPQSSSSSESSASMSMSRAWDYRVRQHLGTRYDFKKGCFDWDLSMKLHDKGCGTINKQQYVQWRERGVAFELREGLYEINNPTLISSRVFSQRGNKVAVRGYWGDIVSSPYLSFGIESDDKSLLKTHNGQHIKTAQDLSLANVQALFQSLSSRRGCPTATQSHSEEPSIQLDHKSVTITDLMHLNGISVTFLPMDSLHKLPEKQTYSQFFNIIYFSAGYILDLNKEQEAGFAEKVVSIAGEAGFEPLHERKSDDVYATFIAQKK is encoded by the exons ATGAGTGCTGGACGGGCGTCCGAGGGCGCGGGCTGCGTCACCTGGTGGGGCTTCAGCCCGGCGCGCGACCTGCTGCGTACAG GCCCAGTGAGACACGATGGAGAAGCCAATGTGCTACTGGTTGGCAGTGCAGATCCACGACACATTTTAAAGACCATTGCTGGTTTGCAGAGCAAACAAAGCCTCCAT GTGTGGCTGATAGAAAACAGCATGGAGGCGGTGGCgagacagctgctgctcctctaccTGGCGCTGATGCCTCAGGAAAATATGGGGCTTAATG AGAAGACGGAGGTTTTTCTGGAGGTGTTTGGGAACAGTGAGATCCGCagtcagacagaggagacgctgaGACATGGAGCCCTGcagctgtctctgtctgttacCGACACGCTGGAAACAGCAACGCACCCATGTCTGAACACAACTCTTCTCAAG TTCAAGGAGAGAGATGAGCTGACCAGGATCTTCAAGCTGTGGAGGCAGCCTCAGTCAAGCTCTTCATCTGAGTCTTCTGCCTCCATGTCCATGTCCAGAGCCTGGGATTATCGAGTCAGGCAGCACCTTGGAACGCGCTACGACTTCAAGAAGGGTTGCTTCGACTGGGACCTTTCAATGAAGCTGCATGATAAAGGG TGTGGCACTATCAACAAACAACAATATGTGCAATGGAGGGAACGTGGTGTGGCATTTGAATTGAGGGAAGGTCTCTATGAAATCAACAATCCAACTTTGATTTCTTCAAGAGTTTTCAGTCAA AGAGGGAACAAAGTGGCTGTGAGAGGATACTGGGGAGACATAGTGTCCAGTCCTTACCTGTCCTTTGGCATTGAGTCTGACGATAAGAGCCTATTGAAGACACACAATGGGCAGCATATCAAG ACAGCCCAGGATCTCTCCTTGGCGAATGTACAGGCTTTGTTCCAGTCCTTGTCCAGCAGACGGGGCTGCCCCACTGCAACTCAGTCCCACTCTGAGGAGCCATCCATACAGCTGGACCATAAATCTGTCACTATTACTG ATCTAATGCATCTAAATGGGATCTCTGTGACCTTCCTACCTATGGACTCACTTCACAAACTGCCAGAAAAGCAGACATACTCCCAGTTCTTTAACATTATCTACTTTTCTGCTGG GTACATTTTGGACTTGAACAAAGAGCAGGAAGCGGGCTTTGCAGAGAAAGTGGTGAGCATCGCTGGAGAGGCTGGGTTTGAACCATTGCATGAGAGGAAGAGTGATGACGTTTATGCTACTTTTATAGCACAGAAGAAGTAA